In one window of Methanoculleus chikugoensis DNA:
- a CDS encoding glycine betaine ABC transporter substrate-binding protein, with protein sequence MRSTLVLAGILVLCLISAGCTGTEATEAKKEVCIGYVTWDCAIASSNVMKLVFEEAGYDVDMIAVDAGPLFQALARGDVDFTTTGWLPHTHESYWDQYGDRIDYVKPNIPGAARIGLVVPTYVTIDSIEEMNGVTDRFGGRIVGIEPGAGVVARTEQAIDEYGLNYNLVASSSAGMAAELGSSISDEEWVAVTGWSPHWKFGRYDLKFLDDPKGVYGGAEDIVTLARQDLATDDPAAHGILTRFEWTAEDIASVMTDIEGGMPEEEAAKKWIDANRDRVDAWLGNA encoded by the coding sequence ATGAGAAGCACACTCGTACTGGCAGGTATCCTGGTTCTCTGCCTCATCTCCGCCGGCTGCACCGGCACGGAAGCAACCGAGGCCAAGAAGGAGGTCTGTATCGGCTACGTTACCTGGGACTGTGCTATCGCGAGCAGCAACGTCATGAAACTGGTCTTTGAAGAAGCAGGATACGACGTCGACATGATCGCCGTTGACGCAGGTCCGCTCTTCCAGGCGCTTGCCCGCGGTGACGTCGACTTCACAACGACCGGATGGCTCCCGCACACGCATGAGAGTTACTGGGATCAGTATGGCGACCGGATCGATTATGTCAAGCCGAACATTCCCGGAGCGGCACGCATCGGACTCGTCGTCCCCACCTACGTGACCATCGACTCGATCGAGGAGATGAACGGTGTCACTGACCGGTTCGGCGGCAGGATCGTCGGTATCGAGCCCGGTGCAGGCGTCGTGGCCAGGACCGAGCAGGCCATCGATGAATACGGCCTCAACTACAACCTTGTTGCCAGCAGCAGCGCCGGCATGGCCGCTGAACTCGGCTCCTCCATCAGTGATGAGGAGTGGGTTGCCGTGACCGGGTGGTCGCCGCACTGGAAGTTCGGCCGCTACGACCTCAAGTTCCTCGACGACCCGAAGGGCGTCTACGGCGGGGCCGAGGATATCGTGACCCTCGCACGGCAGGACCTCGCGACCGACGACCCAGCGGCCCACGGCATCCTGACCCGGTTCGAGTGGACCGCCGAGGATATCGCGTCGGTCATGACCGATATCGAGGGTGGCATGCCCGAAGAGGAGGCCGCGAAGAAGTGGATCGACGCCAACCGC
- a CDS encoding ABC transporter permease, whose amino-acid sequence MDLPKLPVGEAVEVLVEWIDDYFGWLLDGISGGLGFLIGGLQDLLLAIPVSVLILLATVLVWFVTRRDIKLAALTVLGLLLIWNLQLWNLAMLTLALVLASTVVALAISIPLGIAAAGSDALNAALRPFLDFMQTMPSFVYLIPAVIFFGLGNVPGIIATVVFAMPPALRLTNLGIRQVPTELVEVADAFGSTPRQKLFKVQLPVALPTIMAGVNQCIMLALSMTVIASMIGAGGLGYQVLVGIQRVDIGMGFEAGLAIVIIAIILDRITQNLVPQRETR is encoded by the coding sequence ATGGATCTGCCTAAACTCCCCGTTGGAGAGGCTGTCGAGGTGCTCGTCGAGTGGATCGACGACTACTTCGGCTGGCTGCTCGACGGTATCAGCGGAGGGCTCGGGTTCCTCATCGGCGGGCTTCAGGACCTCCTGCTCGCCATACCGGTATCGGTCCTGATCCTCCTCGCGACTGTCCTGGTCTGGTTTGTCACCCGGCGCGACATCAAACTGGCGGCACTCACCGTGCTCGGCCTGTTGCTGATCTGGAACCTCCAGCTCTGGAACCTCGCGATGCTCACCCTGGCGCTCGTCCTCGCCTCGACGGTAGTCGCGCTCGCGATATCGATCCCGCTCGGTATCGCGGCCGCAGGAAGCGATGCACTCAACGCCGCGCTCCGGCCGTTCCTCGACTTCATGCAGACGATGCCCTCGTTCGTCTATCTCATCCCCGCCGTGATCTTCTTCGGCCTCGGGAACGTGCCGGGCATCATCGCGACGGTCGTCTTTGCAATGCCGCCGGCGCTCCGCCTCACGAACCTCGGGATCCGGCAGGTGCCGACCGAGCTCGTCGAGGTCGCGGACGCTTTCGGCTCAACGCCCCGGCAGAAACTCTTCAAGGTGCAGCTCCCGGTCGCGCTCCCCACCATCATGGCGGGGGTGAACCAGTGTATCATGCTCGCCCTCTCGATGACCGTCATCGCATCGATGATCGGAGCAGGGGGGCTTGGGTACCAGGTGCTCGTGGGCATCCAGCGGGTGGATATCGGCATGGGTTTCGAGGCGGGGCTTGCCATCGTGATCATCGCGATCATCCTCGACCGGATCACCCAGAACCTTGTGCCGCAGCGTGAGACCCGGTGA
- a CDS encoding quaternary amine ABC transporter ATP-binding protein, translated as MKLEGSVIFEKRPIEDTTPLQPIIRVRNLTKVFGQNPEKALELHRRGRSKQEILEETGSTLALTSVSFDVMPGETFVLMGLSGSGKSTLLRCINRLIKPTEGEIRIDGEEIVGMGQEELRMIRRRKLGMIFQSFALLPHRTVLDNVAFGLEIQGVPVEERHKKAEEVLQMVGLGGYGASMPGDLSGGMKQRVGLARALTSDPDILLMDEAFSALDPLIRRDMQDELLDLQQRLEKTIIFVTHDLDEALKLGDRIALMKDGAIVQVGTPEEILTNPENAYVEKFVADVDLTRVYSASDVMRRPEPVARCTAGPRVALHLMEEHDIGSVFVVDRERRLKGLVTLEDTLKAVRAGRGLGEIVTTEVPTVALDTPLTDIISLIAGSPYPVAVVDDESRLRGLVFRGAILGALARKGGDVDGSA; from the coding sequence GTGAAGCTGGAGGGTTCCGTCATTTTTGAGAAGAGACCCATAGAGGATACAACACCGCTACAACCAATAATCAGGGTCAGGAACCTGACCAAGGTATTCGGGCAGAACCCGGAGAAGGCACTGGAACTCCACAGGAGAGGCCGTTCGAAACAGGAGATCCTTGAGGAGACCGGCTCGACGCTGGCCCTCACCAGCGTCTCGTTCGATGTCATGCCGGGCGAGACGTTCGTGCTGATGGGGCTGTCCGGGAGCGGGAAATCGACGCTGTTACGTTGCATCAACCGGCTCATCAAACCGACCGAGGGCGAGATACGGATCGACGGCGAGGAGATCGTCGGCATGGGCCAGGAAGAACTCCGGATGATCCGGCGGCGCAAACTCGGGATGATCTTCCAGAGTTTCGCTCTTCTTCCCCACCGAACGGTTCTCGACAACGTTGCCTTTGGGCTCGAGATCCAGGGTGTCCCGGTGGAAGAACGACACAAAAAAGCCGAAGAGGTGCTCCAGATGGTGGGGCTCGGCGGCTACGGGGCGAGCATGCCCGGCGACCTCTCCGGCGGCATGAAACAACGCGTCGGGCTTGCCCGGGCGCTCACGAGCGATCCGGATATTCTCCTGATGGACGAAGCGTTCAGCGCTCTTGACCCCCTCATCAGGAGGGATATGCAGGATGAACTGCTGGATCTCCAGCAGCGGCTGGAAAAGACGATCATCTTCGTCACCCACGACCTCGATGAGGCCCTGAAACTCGGGGATCGGATCGCCCTGATGAAGGACGGCGCGATCGTGCAGGTCGGCACGCCGGAGGAGATCCTGACCAATCCGGAGAACGCCTACGTCGAGAAGTTCGTCGCCGACGTCGACCTGACAAGGGTGTACTCGGCAAGCGACGTGATGCGCCGCCCCGAACCGGTCGCCCGGTGCACCGCAGGCCCAAGGGTTGCCCTGCACCTCATGGAGGAGCACGATATCGGGAGCGTATTTGTGGTCGACCGCGAGCGCCGCCTCAAGGGCCTCGTTACGCTCGAGGATACCCTTAAGGCTGTACGAGCGGGCAGGGGACTTGGGGAGATCGTCACCACCGAGGTCCCGACCGTGGCACTCGACACACCGCTCACCGATATCATATCGCTGATCGCCGGGAGTCCCTATCCTGTGGCGGTGGTTGACGACGAGAGCAGGCTTCGGGGACTGGTGTTCCGGGGCGCCATCCTGGGTGCACTGGCACGAAAGGGAGGGGATGTTGATGGATCTGCCTAA
- a CDS encoding argininosuccinate synthase, whose protein sequence is MEKGKVVLAFSGGLDTSICIPLLREHYGFDEIVTVAVDVGQPEADIARATEKGQKLADKHYTIDAREKFVTDCIFPSIKANGSYEGYPMGTALARPLIAEEIVKVAKKEGASKIAHGCTGRGNDQLRFDFIFRSAGYDIVAPMREMNLTREWEICYAQEHNVPVTVAKDKPYSIDENFWSRSIEGGNLEDPAFHPPEEIYAWTVSPKDAPDVMEKVRIEFEQGVPVALNGKRLPGIALIQELNQIAGRNGVGRNDMIEDRVLGLKARENYEHPAATVLLAAHRDLEHLVLTRSELAFKHIVDDKWSELAYMGLVHEPLFYALNAFIDKTQERASGFVDVGLYKGSVRVLGRSSDLALYSDDLVSFDSTTIDQNHAVGFSNYFGLQARLFQNLKKR, encoded by the coding sequence ATGGAAAAGGGAAAAGTCGTCCTAGCATTTTCGGGAGGTCTCGACACCTCCATCTGTATCCCCCTCCTGCGGGAACACTACGGGTTCGACGAGATCGTCACCGTTGCCGTCGACGTGGGCCAGCCCGAAGCAGATATCGCCCGGGCAACCGAGAAGGGCCAGAAGCTTGCGGACAAACACTACACCATCGACGCCAGGGAGAAGTTCGTAACGGACTGCATCTTCCCCTCGATCAAGGCGAACGGGTCCTACGAGGGTTACCCGATGGGCACGGCGCTTGCTCGCCCACTGATCGCCGAAGAGATCGTGAAGGTCGCAAAGAAGGAAGGCGCCTCAAAGATCGCACACGGGTGCACCGGCAGAGGAAACGACCAGCTCCGGTTCGACTTCATCTTCAGGTCTGCCGGGTACGATATCGTTGCGCCGATGCGGGAGATGAACCTGACCCGCGAGTGGGAGATCTGCTACGCGCAGGAGCACAACGTCCCGGTGACCGTGGCAAAGGACAAGCCCTACAGCATCGACGAGAACTTCTGGAGCCGGAGCATCGAGGGCGGCAACCTCGAAGACCCGGCTTTCCACCCGCCGGAGGAGATCTACGCCTGGACGGTATCGCCGAAGGACGCCCCCGACGTCATGGAGAAGGTCCGGATTGAGTTCGAGCAGGGTGTCCCGGTCGCTCTCAACGGGAAGAGACTCCCCGGCATCGCCCTGATCCAGGAACTGAACCAGATCGCGGGAAGGAACGGCGTTGGCCGCAACGACATGATCGAGGACCGGGTCCTCGGCCTGAAGGCCCGGGAAAACTACGAGCACCCGGCCGCAACCGTCCTCCTTGCCGCGCACCGCGACCTTGAGCACCTCGTCCTGACCCGCTCGGAACTTGCGTTCAAGCATATCGTCGACGACAAGTGGTCAGAACTTGCCTATATGGGGCTCGTGCACGAACCGCTCTTCTACGCGCTCAATGCGTTCATCGACAAGACCCAGGAGCGGGCGAGCGGCTTCGTGGACGTCGGCCTGTATAAGGGCAGCGTCAGGGTGCTCGGCCGGAGCTCGGACCTCGCGCTGTACTCGGACGACCTGGTCTCCTTCGACTCGACGACGATCGACCAGAACCATGCCGTCGGGTTCTCGAACTACTTCGGGCTGCAGGCGCGTCTCTTCCAGAACCTTAAAAAACGTTGA
- a CDS encoding pyridoxamine 5'-phosphate oxidase family protein — protein MVALSGEIKEIFTKTKVMPMATASKDGVPNVAPMASIQLVGDDTIWIMDNYMVKTLENLKENPITALYFYDQETKRCFQVKGSTEIKTSGPDYEKFRAQVKAKSDKYPAKSLIVITITDVFECTPGKEAGKKVL, from the coding sequence ATGGTTGCGCTTTCAGGCGAGATTAAGGAGATATTTACAAAGACGAAAGTGATGCCGATGGCCACCGCGTCGAAGGACGGCGTTCCGAACGTGGCGCCGATGGCATCGATCCAGCTCGTCGGCGACGATACCATCTGGATCATGGACAATTACATGGTAAAGACGCTTGAAAACCTCAAAGAGAACCCTATCACGGCGCTCTACTTCTACGACCAGGAGACCAAGCGCTGCTTCCAGGTAAAAGGCTCGACGGAGATCAAGACGTCCGGCCCCGATTACGAGAAATTCCGGGCTCAGGTGAAGGCAAAGAGCGACAAATACCCGGCGAAATCGCTCATCGTCATCACAATCACCGATGTCTTCGAGTGTACTCCGGGAAAAGAAGCCGGGAAGAAGGTGCTCTAA
- a CDS encoding methanogenesis marker 14 protein, translated as MCARFLERFFKPTPHIVESPPPPAISHGAGACVPEYRVKPYFIVASVEMGNTTTKCILTGTNLETGRSYVINKTVTMSRDVRPPKPGETVFGATLDGTELTRESVTELVRDTLIQCHKEAHLSIKDDLDFVVRSTGVVAAMDSPDQVGDFIIALANGCLEAGVPPRKMTPPMSIDNLPPKLRQFSFADKVVFVGAVAGVVPPVGCTGVEMVANEMEGELAMAGIKEGAKWTPVDFRNPCISIDFGTTLDGRITSDVARDDPNPFAQTTGNFCGLAGAIPDAIVRGTGLVKDRTGTALDLFGDHSIKGAFGGRKRSVVDSYVDRCHEHIDIRIVPPDRTRFGRVPVCADVADRSGVALIGCDCGVNGSATPALEEIGREIHEKHGMGVLTEVVDRVCARMALRLIDIAVERGMVPPNSSIGFTGRAAISGRKPEYIIEGVAERNLYDVPNDHLVFVDDGLARGAALMGRCMNSLGKPKAPLGGVRGGPCIMSRRIKIGK; from the coding sequence ATGTGTGCCCGCTTTTTGGAGCGCTTTTTCAAACCTACACCGCATATCGTCGAAAGCCCGCCTCCTCCGGCGATCTCCCACGGAGCGGGTGCGTGTGTTCCCGAGTACCGGGTGAAGCCCTACTTCATCGTGGCGTCTGTTGAGATGGGCAACACCACGACCAAGTGCATCCTGACCGGCACGAATCTTGAGACGGGCAGGTCTTACGTCATCAACAAGACCGTGACCATGAGCCGCGACGTCCGGCCCCCGAAACCCGGCGAGACAGTCTTCGGGGCGACCCTGGACGGTACGGAACTGACGCGGGAATCGGTTACGGAACTGGTGCGCGACACCCTGATCCAGTGCCACAAGGAGGCTCACCTGAGCATCAAGGACGATCTCGACTTCGTCGTCCGGAGCACCGGCGTCGTGGCGGCGATGGACTCCCCCGACCAGGTCGGGGACTTCATCATTGCTCTTGCAAACGGCTGCCTCGAGGCCGGCGTCCCCCCGCGGAAGATGACCCCGCCGATGTCGATCGACAACCTCCCGCCGAAACTCCGGCAGTTCTCGTTTGCCGACAAGGTGGTCTTCGTCGGTGCGGTGGCCGGCGTCGTGCCGCCGGTCGGGTGCACCGGCGTCGAGATGGTGGCAAACGAGATGGAAGGCGAGCTCGCGATGGCGGGGATCAAGGAAGGCGCCAAATGGACGCCGGTCGACTTCCGGAACCCCTGTATATCCATCGACTTCGGGACGACGCTCGACGGCCGGATCACGAGCGATGTCGCACGCGATGACCCGAACCCGTTCGCCCAGACGACCGGGAACTTCTGCGGGCTCGCGGGAGCCATACCGGACGCGATCGTCCGGGGCACCGGGCTCGTCAAAGATCGGACGGGGACCGCGCTCGACCTCTTCGGCGACCACAGTATCAAGGGCGCGTTCGGGGGCAGGAAGCGTTCCGTCGTCGACAGTTACGTCGACCGCTGCCACGAGCACATCGATATCCGTATCGTCCCTCCCGACCGGACGAGGTTCGGGCGGGTTCCGGTCTGCGCCGACGTGGCCGACAGGTCGGGCGTCGCCCTCATCGGGTGCGACTGCGGCGTCAACGGGAGCGCAACGCCGGCTCTTGAGGAGATCGGGCGCGAGATCCACGAGAAACACGGCATGGGCGTACTGACCGAGGTCGTCGACCGGGTCTGCGCGAGGATGGCGCTCCGGCTCATCGACATCGCCGTCGAGAGAGGGATGGTTCCGCCGAACTCGTCGATCGGGTTCACCGGGCGTGCGGCGATATCGGGGAGGAAGCCCGAGTACATCATCGAGGGCGTCGCCGAACGGAACCTCTACGACGTCCCGAACGACCACCTGGTCTTCGTGGACGACGGTCTTGCCCGGGGGGCGGCACTGATGGGCAGGTGCATGAACTCGCTCGGGAAACCGAAGGCCCCGCTCGGCGGCGTGCGTGGAGGGCCATGTATTATGTCCCGCCGGATCAAAATAGGAAAGTAG
- the argF gene encoding ornithine carbamoyltransferase, which produces MKKDFLSLLDLDECELESIVADAVRLKRLKSAGTAHEYLKGRSLGMIFEKASTRTRVSFEVGMSDLGGHALFLNPQDMQLGRGEEIRDTARVLARYVDAVMIRAYSHATIEEFARYANVPVVNGLSDRLHPCQVLADIMTLSERFGDLHGLKLAWVGDGNNVCNSWILSSALTGMEIAIASPPRYRPKDEIVDQARAMGGKVTVVADPDEAVRDADVLYTDIWVSMGDEQERAERLQALKGYTIDSRLLTQASPDALVMHCLPAHRGEEITDEVMEGPQSIVWDQAENRLHAQKALLVRLVAGGMPAGD; this is translated from the coding sequence ATGAAGAAGGATTTTCTCTCGCTCCTCGATCTCGACGAATGCGAACTCGAGAGCATCGTCGCCGACGCGGTGCGTCTGAAGCGGCTGAAGTCTGCAGGAACCGCGCATGAATACCTGAAGGGCAGGAGCCTCGGGATGATCTTCGAGAAGGCGTCCACCCGCACCCGGGTCTCGTTCGAGGTGGGGATGTCCGATCTCGGCGGCCACGCGCTCTTCTTAAACCCCCAGGATATGCAGCTCGGACGGGGCGAGGAGATCCGGGACACGGCACGGGTGCTTGCCCGCTACGTCGATGCGGTGATGATCCGCGCCTACAGTCACGCCACCATCGAGGAGTTCGCCCGTTACGCGAATGTTCCGGTCGTCAACGGCCTTTCCGACCGCCTGCACCCCTGCCAGGTGCTGGCCGACATCATGACCCTCAGCGAACGGTTCGGTGACCTCCACGGCCTGAAACTCGCGTGGGTCGGGGACGGCAACAACGTCTGCAACTCGTGGATCCTCTCCTCCGCCCTGACCGGGATGGAGATTGCGATTGCGAGCCCCCCGCGCTACCGGCCGAAGGACGAGATCGTCGACCAGGCACGGGCGATGGGAGGAAAGGTCACCGTCGTCGCCGACCCGGATGAAGCGGTCAGAGACGCGGATGTCCTCTACACCGACATCTGGGTCTCCATGGGCGACGAACAGGAGCGTGCCGAGCGGCTGCAGGCGCTCAAGGGCTACACGATAGACTCCCGCCTCCTTACACAGGCATCCCCCGACGCTCTCGTGATGCACTGCCTCCCCGCCCACCGGGGCGAGGAGATCACCGATGAGGTGATGGAAGGGCCGCAGAGCATCGTCTGGGACCAGGCCGAGAACCGGCTCCACGCGCAGAAGGCGCTCCTCGTGCGGCTGGTCGCGGGCGGGATGCCGGCGGGGGATTAA
- the purD gene encoding phosphoribosylamine--glycine ligase: MDMKVLVVGGGGREHAITRALSCNSDTKIFSVMASKNPGIARVAERVLLEKETNIERILPFAISCGVDAAVIGPEAPLEAGIVDRLEEAGIPSLGPTRAAARIETDKAFCRRLMERHRIAGCPEYRVCHDPEEARRFIESYDGDLAIKPIGLTGGKGVRIMGEHVDVAGAVEYTREIGGNVVLEERLIGEEFTLQAFVDGEHLVPMPLVQDHKRAYEGDVGPNTGGMGSYSLGDHMLPFVSREDYEKALRIMEETIAAMRAEGTPYRGVLYGQFMNTRDGPKVIEFNARFGDPEAMNVLSLLESDFAGIVGHIIEGDLAPSHVRFANKATVCKYLVPEGYPEAPRAHEPLALGDYGDALLYYANVEERNGTLHTLTSRALAFVGKGETLAEAEAIAEKAASSVSGSVFHRRDIGTPEILEKRCRHMREIA; encoded by the coding sequence ATGGATATGAAAGTACTCGTTGTAGGCGGTGGTGGCAGGGAGCATGCGATCACCAGGGCGCTTTCCTGCAACAGTGACACGAAGATCTTTTCTGTCATGGCAAGCAAGAATCCGGGAATTGCCCGGGTCGCGGAGCGGGTGCTCCTCGAAAAAGAGACCAATATCGAGAGAATACTACCATTCGCCATCAGTTGCGGAGTCGATGCTGCGGTCATCGGGCCGGAGGCCCCCCTTGAGGCAGGCATCGTCGACCGCCTCGAGGAGGCGGGGATACCGTCTCTCGGGCCGACGCGCGCCGCGGCCCGGATAGAGACGGACAAGGCGTTCTGCCGCCGGCTGATGGAGCGGCACAGGATCGCGGGGTGCCCGGAGTACCGGGTCTGCCATGACCCGGAGGAGGCGCGGCGGTTCATCGAGTCCTACGACGGCGATCTCGCGATCAAACCGATCGGGCTCACCGGCGGGAAGGGCGTACGGATCATGGGCGAGCACGTCGATGTGGCGGGGGCGGTCGAGTACACCCGGGAGATCGGGGGGAACGTCGTCCTGGAAGAGCGGCTTATCGGGGAGGAGTTCACGCTCCAGGCATTCGTCGACGGCGAACACCTGGTGCCCATGCCGCTCGTGCAGGATCATAAGCGTGCCTACGAAGGGGACGTGGGACCGAACACCGGCGGCATGGGCTCGTACTCCCTGGGAGATCACATGCTCCCCTTCGTCTCCCGCGAGGACTACGAGAAGGCCCTCCGGATCATGGAAGAGACGATCGCGGCCATGCGGGCCGAGGGGACGCCCTATCGGGGGGTTCTCTACGGTCAGTTCATGAACACCCGCGACGGCCCGAAGGTCATCGAGTTCAACGCCCGCTTCGGCGACCCCGAGGCCATGAACGTTCTCTCGCTCCTGGAGTCGGATTTTGCCGGAATCGTCGGCCACATCATCGAGGGCGATCTTGCGCCGTCGCACGTCCGGTTCGCGAACAAGGCGACGGTCTGCAAGTACCTTGTCCCCGAGGGCTACCCGGAGGCACCGAGGGCTCACGAACCGCTCGCCCTCGGCGACTATGGCGACGCCCTGCTGTATTACGCAAACGTCGAGGAGCGGAACGGGACGCTCCATACCCTGACGTCGCGGGCGCTCGCGTTCGTCGGGAAGGGCGAGACGCTCGCGGAGGCCGAAGCGATAGCCGAGAAGGCGGCATCTTCCGTATCGGGAAGCGTCTTTCACCGCAGGGACATCGGCACTCCCGAGATCCTCGAAAAACGGTGCCGTCACATGAGGGAGATTGCATGA
- the pyrE gene encoding orotate phosphoribosyltransferase — protein MVNPIATLLLECGAIEFGEFVLASGARSSYYIDIKAATTNPAILREIGKAIAEGWEFEMVAGVAVGAVPIAVAVSLASGRPYAIVRKEAKDHGKAGTIIGNVAGKNVLLVEDVTTSGGSALYGLDALRAAGAHVDRVVTVVDREAGAREALAEKGASLLALVRVSELLDG, from the coding sequence ATGGTGAACCCAATCGCGACACTGTTGCTTGAGTGCGGGGCCATCGAGTTCGGGGAGTTTGTCCTCGCCTCGGGAGCCCGGAGTTCTTACTACATCGACATAAAAGCTGCGACAACGAACCCCGCCATCCTCAGAGAGATCGGGAAAGCCATCGCCGAAGGGTGGGAGTTCGAGATGGTCGCCGGAGTGGCGGTCGGCGCCGTACCGATCGCCGTCGCCGTCTCGCTCGCGAGCGGCCGGCCGTACGCGATCGTCAGGAAAGAAGCCAAGGATCACGGCAAAGCCGGAACGATCATCGGCAATGTTGCCGGGAAGAACGTGCTGCTGGTCGAGGACGTGACCACATCCGGGGGAAGCGCCCTCTACGGTCTTGATGCCCTTCGTGCCGCGGGCGCGCACGTCGACCGGGTAGTGACCGTCGTCGACCGGGAGGCGGGCGCTCGCGAGGCGCTTGCAGAAAAAGGTGCGTCTCTTCTTGCACTTGTGCGGGTCAGCGAGCTGCTGGACGGATAA
- a CDS encoding CDP-2,3-bis-(O-geranylgeranyl)-sn-glycerol synthase, which translates to MLPAYVPNSAAALFGGGRPIDLGRTFSDGRRIFGDGKTYRGFFGGVLSGVLVGLIEIWAATTFSLGVLPRQTFLSVTLLATGALLGDLVKSFLKRRLGKERGESWFLADQYDLVVGSFLLILIIDPQWLSWNITLPIAVWIIVMTPLLHRVVNIIGYYIGVKEVPW; encoded by the coding sequence ATGCTTCCGGCATACGTGCCGAACTCAGCGGCCGCACTCTTCGGCGGCGGGAGACCCATCGATCTCGGGCGGACGTTCTCCGACGGAAGAAGGATCTTCGGTGACGGAAAGACGTACCGGGGGTTCTTCGGAGGCGTCCTCTCGGGGGTGCTGGTAGGTCTCATCGAGATCTGGGCGGCTACCACGTTCAGCCTGGGTGTTCTTCCCCGGCAGACGTTCCTCTCCGTCACGCTCCTCGCAACCGGCGCGCTTCTCGGCGATCTCGTCAAGAGTTTCCTGAAGCGGAGGCTGGGTAAGGAACGGGGAGAATCCTGGTTCCTGGCCGACCAGTACGACCTGGTCGTCGGTTCATTTCTGCTGATCCTCATCATCGACCCCCAGTGGTTGTCCTGGAACATCACCCTGCCCATTGCAGTCTGGATCATCGTCATGACACCCCTCCTGCACCGGGTGGTGAACATTATCGGTTATTACATAGGAGTTAAAGAGGTACCATGGTGA